The following are from one region of the Rosistilla carotiformis genome:
- a CDS encoding GntR family transcriptional regulator, translating into MSITDFIRNDLALRLRSGRDLPAQLTLDSLAELYDVSFTPVRAAVADLIDEGLLRKGANRRLEACPLAKALKEVDQLTEAPKPPVDPAEKIADDLVLLSLEGKSVYLREEVTAEKYSLSRSAIRNILHQLAGEGMLDHIPRRGWRLRPFRQDDLLAFIEVREALELKALQLARPRLDKQQLQAILERNAPPPSPTDRFPVDESLHEYLVATSGNAYIRDFFERQGRYFRLLFRWEDNDRSAALATLKQHSDVVQALLDEDWAAAEAALSHHIRSNHPVLMTRPPTDGLPPTDPK; encoded by the coding sequence ATGTCGATCACCGATTTCATCCGAAACGATTTAGCGCTACGTCTGCGATCCGGTCGCGATCTCCCGGCGCAGCTGACGCTCGACTCGTTGGCCGAACTCTATGACGTCAGCTTCACTCCCGTGCGGGCGGCGGTCGCCGACCTGATCGATGAGGGTTTGCTGCGGAAGGGAGCCAACCGGCGACTCGAAGCCTGTCCGCTGGCCAAAGCACTGAAAGAAGTCGACCAGCTGACCGAGGCCCCCAAGCCGCCTGTCGATCCGGCGGAAAAGATCGCCGACGATTTGGTGCTGTTGAGTCTCGAAGGCAAATCGGTCTACCTGCGCGAAGAGGTGACCGCCGAGAAATATTCGCTCAGCCGTTCGGCGATCCGGAACATCCTGCACCAATTGGCTGGCGAAGGGATGCTCGATCATATCCCGCGCCGCGGTTGGCGTTTGCGACCGTTTCGTCAGGACGATTTGCTGGCGTTTATCGAAGTCCGCGAAGCGTTGGAGCTGAAGGCGTTGCAGTTGGCCCGTCCGCGACTGGACAAGCAACAACTGCAAGCGATCCTCGAACGCAACGCGCCGCCGCCCTCCCCCACCGATCGCTTTCCTGTCGACGAATCGCTGCACGAATATTTGGTCGCGACGTCGGGGAACGCCTACATCCGCGACTTCTTCGAACGTCAGGGCCGGTATTTCCGATTGCTGTTCCGTTGGGAAGACAACGACCGATCGGCAGCCCTTGCAACACTGAAGCAGCACAGCGACGTGGTGCAAGCTTTGCTCGATGAGGATTGGGCTGCTGCCGAAGCCGCTCTGTCTCACCACATTCGATCGAATCACCCGGTCTTAATGACCCGACCACCCACCGACGGTCTCCCTCCCACCGACCCCAAGTAG
- a CDS encoding MFS transporter — protein sequence MLQQPTKIRYRTMAWLTIASGLAYLCRNAIGVAESSVREDLGLTLQQSGWFLGAFFWSYALFQVPCGWFAQRRGTRFALTLFAIGWSIAAFALGIAPGFGLLIVAQLIMGISQAGIFPAACNSIGHWFPMSRRTLACGILCAGMQVGAITASGLTGVLLQSIDWRWVFILFSLPGIVWAIGFAISFRDRPEQLEKVNDEELQLIHAHKTQRSDGTHAPIGEHRNVLGPPRTSAIVFLCGQQICRASGYMFFASWFPTFLQATRGVSIETSGFLQSLVLCGTLAGSLSGGFITDWIWQRTGSQRLSRSGMGSMALCVCGLLVLSAWLVSDVSLAIALLSLGSFFAALAGPPTFASTIDLGGNKVPQLMGLVNMCGNLAAAACPVLVGMLFEWTANWNLVLLLFAGIYLLGGICWALVAPHGKSPVPSAEQSLAGETG from the coding sequence ATGCTGCAACAGCCCACCAAGATCCGCTATCGCACGATGGCCTGGCTGACCATCGCGTCGGGGCTGGCCTATCTTTGTCGCAACGCGATCGGCGTGGCGGAGAGTTCCGTTCGCGAGGATCTGGGGCTGACGTTGCAGCAATCGGGTTGGTTCCTGGGAGCATTTTTCTGGAGCTACGCCCTCTTCCAAGTCCCTTGCGGTTGGTTCGCGCAGCGACGTGGAACCCGATTCGCGTTGACGTTGTTTGCGATCGGATGGTCGATCGCGGCATTTGCCCTCGGCATCGCTCCAGGGTTTGGCCTGTTGATCGTCGCCCAATTGATCATGGGAATTTCCCAAGCAGGCATCTTTCCGGCGGCCTGCAATTCGATCGGGCATTGGTTTCCAATGTCGCGACGCACTTTGGCCTGTGGAATTTTGTGCGCCGGGATGCAGGTCGGCGCGATTACCGCCAGCGGGCTGACCGGCGTGCTGCTGCAATCGATCGACTGGCGCTGGGTCTTCATCCTCTTCTCGCTCCCCGGCATCGTGTGGGCCATTGGATTTGCAATCTCGTTTCGCGATCGCCCCGAGCAATTGGAGAAGGTGAACGACGAAGAATTGCAGCTGATCCACGCGCATAAAACGCAGCGGTCCGACGGCACGCATGCTCCCATCGGTGAACACCGGAACGTCCTGGGGCCGCCGCGAACCTCCGCGATCGTCTTTTTGTGCGGCCAACAGATCTGCCGCGCTTCGGGATACATGTTCTTCGCCAGTTGGTTCCCCACGTTTTTACAGGCCACGCGCGGCGTGTCGATCGAAACGTCGGGCTTCTTGCAAAGTCTGGTCCTCTGCGGGACGCTGGCTGGCAGTTTGTCGGGTGGCTTCATCACCGATTGGATCTGGCAACGGACCGGATCGCAACGGCTGAGTCGCAGCGGAATGGGATCGATGGCCCTCTGCGTGTGCGGCTTGTTGGTGCTCAGCGCGTGGCTTGTCAGCGATGTTTCACTGGCGATCGCGTTGCTTTCGCTGGGCTCGTTCTTCGCGGCCCTGGCGGGACCACCAACGTTTGCATCGACGATCGACCTCGGGGGAAACAAGGTTCCGCAACTGATGGGACTTGTCAACATGTGCGGCAACCTCGCCGCAGCCGCCTGTCCCGTCCTGGTCGGAATGTTGTTCGAATGGACCGCCAACTGGAACCTTGTGCTGCTGTTGTTCGCCGGCATCTATCTTCTCGGCGGCATCTGTTGGGCACTTGTTGCGCCGCACGGAAAGTCACCGGTACCGTCGGCCGAACAGAGCTTGGCTGGAGAGACTGGCTAG
- the dgoD gene encoding galactonate dehydratase codes for MKITAIETHVCHARMRNWIFVKVITDQPGLVGWGEATLEWHTRGVVGSIQDLSELLIGEDPTSIEHLWQMMWRQHFWHGSGVVRSTAISGIDLALWDILGKVHGVPCHRLWGGPVRDSIRMYCHLGGGNLESFYETPVDNARQFADLAQQAVADGFSAFKSMAVPPTMPVEGLKSIKAADACVAAMREAVGDDIDIMVDCHARPSPAMGMQFAKALDQYGLYFFEEPCWPESIESLAAINAAVTTPIATGERLTHLAAFRDLFAARGCEICQLDLTHCGGFTEARRIAALADAYRIALAPHNPQGPISTAASLEFGFSQPSYIICEAVHQDVPWRCDVVQESYVVDEATRTVTPGTAPGLGVTVDEDEIRKHPFQQELAQRVFYSDGAVGDW; via the coding sequence ATGAAAATCACCGCGATCGAAACGCACGTTTGCCACGCGAGGATGCGCAACTGGATCTTCGTTAAAGTGATCACCGACCAACCCGGCTTGGTCGGATGGGGCGAAGCGACTCTCGAATGGCACACCCGCGGTGTCGTGGGATCGATCCAAGATTTGTCCGAACTGCTGATCGGCGAGGACCCGACCAGCATCGAACATCTGTGGCAGATGATGTGGCGGCAGCATTTCTGGCACGGCAGCGGCGTCGTCCGCTCGACGGCGATCTCCGGCATCGACCTGGCGCTGTGGGATATTCTCGGCAAGGTGCATGGCGTGCCGTGCCATCGCCTGTGGGGCGGACCGGTTCGCGATTCGATCCGGATGTATTGCCATCTGGGCGGCGGCAACTTGGAAAGCTTTTACGAGACGCCGGTCGATAATGCCCGCCAGTTTGCCGACTTGGCTCAGCAAGCCGTTGCCGATGGTTTTAGCGCGTTCAAGTCGATGGCGGTTCCACCGACAATGCCTGTGGAAGGATTGAAGTCGATCAAGGCGGCCGATGCCTGCGTCGCCGCGATGCGTGAAGCGGTCGGCGACGACATCGACATCATGGTCGATTGCCACGCGCGCCCCTCCCCCGCGATGGGAATGCAGTTCGCCAAGGCGCTCGATCAATATGGACTCTATTTTTTCGAAGAGCCCTGCTGGCCCGAGAGCATCGAATCGCTCGCGGCGATCAACGCAGCGGTGACGACTCCGATCGCCACCGGCGAACGGCTGACCCATCTGGCCGCATTCCGCGATCTCTTTGCGGCGCGCGGTTGCGAGATCTGCCAGTTGGACCTCACGCACTGCGGCGGTTTCACCGAAGCCCGCCGGATCGCGGCGCTTGCCGATGCGTACCGAATCGCGCTGGCACCTCACAATCCGCAAGGTCCGATCAGCACCGCGGCTTCGCTGGAGTTCGGTTTCTCGCAGCCTAGCTACATCATTTGCGAAGCGGTTCACCAGGATGTCCCTTGGCGATGCGATGTCGTTCAAGAGAGTTACGTCGTCGATGAAGCGACGCGGACCGTCACGCCGGGCACGGCACCGGGATTGGGCGTGACCGTCGACGAAGATGAAATCCGCAAACATCCGTTCCAGCAAGAACTGGCTCAACGGGTCTTTTATTCCGACGGCGCCGTAGGAGATTGGTAA
- a CDS encoding dihydrodipicolinate synthase family protein codes for MTSSASRPQLRGVLPVLQTPFTPQGDFDFETLDREIQWAFDTGADGVVVAMVSEILRLSESGRRELAEHVCKAAQGRGTSVISVGAESTPVAVELAQHAQSVGASAVMAIPPISTSLSSAATRDYFAAIAAGISIPLVVQDASGYVGSAIDIGVYGELLEQFGPERILFKPEASPLGPNLSRLRDATGGKAQIFEGSGGINLVDCYRRGIVGTMPGTDLLDAIVALWNALQAGDDDRIYQLSLPICAIVALQLSAGLDGFLAIEKHLLVRRGIFKNTVQRQPVGWTIDAETAAEVDRLFDRLQHVL; via the coding sequence ATGACATCCTCCGCTAGCCGGCCGCAGTTGCGCGGCGTCCTTCCCGTCCTGCAAACTCCTTTCACCCCGCAGGGTGACTTTGATTTCGAGACGCTCGATCGCGAGATCCAATGGGCCTTCGACACGGGAGCCGATGGGGTTGTTGTGGCGATGGTCAGCGAAATCTTGCGGCTCAGCGAATCGGGCCGCCGCGAACTGGCCGAACATGTTTGCAAGGCAGCCCAAGGCCGCGGCACGTCGGTGATCAGCGTCGGTGCCGAGAGCACTCCGGTCGCGGTCGAACTGGCTCAGCATGCCCAGTCGGTCGGCGCGTCGGCGGTGATGGCAATTCCGCCGATCTCGACCAGCCTGAGCAGCGCCGCGACGCGCGACTACTTCGCCGCGATCGCCGCCGGCATCTCGATCCCGTTGGTGGTTCAAGACGCTTCGGGATACGTCGGTTCGGCGATTGACATCGGTGTCTACGGAGAACTGTTAGAACAATTTGGTCCCGAGCGGATTTTGTTCAAGCCTGAAGCGAGCCCGCTGGGACCGAACCTCTCCCGTCTTCGCGACGCGACCGGTGGGAAAGCACAGATTTTTGAAGGCTCTGGCGGGATCAACCTCGTCGATTGCTACCGACGCGGAATCGTCGGCACGATGCCCGGCACCGATCTGTTGGACGCAATCGTCGCCCTTTGGAATGCGCTGCAAGCGGGAGACGACGATCGGATTTATCAATTGTCGCTGCCGATCTGTGCGATCGTCGCGCTGCAGTTGTCAGCCGGACTCGATGGTTTTTTGGCGATCGAAAAACATCTGCTCGTTCGCCGCGGGATCTTCAAAAATACGGTGCAACGCCAACCTGTCGGTTGGACAATCGATGCCGAGACGGCGGCGGAAGTCGACCGGCTGTTCGATCGACTGCAGCACGTGTTATAG
- a CDS encoding alkaline ceramidase, translating into MSDSPEAAPTFHHAAFHGRIGIALNDITPPVGIYSRNWGAAAHDVADSIHRSLTLTATTIASLSGDSPLVLIDADLGWWRTPELFPRFQQRLLEEFSLDSSQLIFALTHTHAGPPLLESTDPLPGMELTKPWIDSILETAVATVRQAFADASEATLEWQTGHCGLATTRDLPDPESEGDHFLCGFDPAGEADGTLLLGRVTDPQGNLRATIVNYACHPTTLAWENTAISPDYIGAMRETIQQATGAPAVFLLGACGDQAPRYQYVGDTAVADGHGRQLGYAALSTLAGMEPAGTQLAFEGAVTSGAPLAKWRHQPRKASEKLAAVESSVDLPLKDWPSAAELEAQRVACTDRTLQERLLRRRDIRLRLGDGKTYALPLYIWRMGDAVLVGSCCEAYSLLQRELRKRFPYNAIICMNLINGTIGYLPPADLYDKDVYAVWQTPFDRGCLEATLETLTQEIDDILR; encoded by the coding sequence ATGAGTGATTCACCAGAGGCAGCTCCCACCTTCCACCACGCTGCGTTTCATGGACGCATCGGGATCGCGCTGAACGACATCACGCCCCCGGTCGGGATCTATTCCCGCAACTGGGGCGCGGCGGCGCACGATGTGGCCGATTCGATCCACCGCTCGTTGACGTTGACCGCCACGACGATCGCGTCGTTGTCAGGCGATTCGCCCTTGGTGCTGATCGATGCCGATCTCGGATGGTGGCGAACACCGGAACTTTTTCCTCGGTTTCAACAGCGGCTGTTGGAGGAGTTTTCGCTCGACAGTTCGCAACTGATCTTCGCTTTGACGCACACGCACGCCGGTCCGCCGTTGCTGGAATCGACCGATCCGCTGCCAGGAATGGAGCTGACCAAACCGTGGATCGATTCCATTTTGGAAACCGCGGTCGCCACGGTCCGCCAAGCCTTCGCTGATGCCAGCGAAGCGACGCTTGAATGGCAGACCGGGCACTGCGGACTTGCAACGACCCGCGATCTCCCCGATCCCGAATCGGAAGGCGATCACTTTTTGTGCGGCTTCGATCCCGCAGGCGAAGCCGACGGAACGCTGCTGTTGGGGCGAGTCACCGACCCGCAGGGCAACTTGCGCGCGACGATCGTCAACTACGCCTGTCACCCGACCACGCTGGCCTGGGAAAACACAGCGATCTCACCCGATTACATCGGCGCGATGCGCGAGACGATCCAGCAAGCGACTGGGGCTCCCGCCGTCTTCCTGCTCGGAGCGTGCGGCGACCAGGCGCCCCGTTATCAATATGTCGGCGACACCGCGGTCGCCGATGGGCACGGTCGCCAATTGGGATATGCCGCGCTATCGACCCTCGCCGGAATGGAGCCCGCCGGAACGCAGCTGGCCTTTGAAGGGGCCGTCACGTCGGGAGCTCCCTTAGCGAAGTGGCGGCACCAGCCGCGGAAGGCCTCTGAAAAACTCGCAGCCGTCGAATCGTCGGTCGATCTGCCGCTGAAAGACTGGCCATCAGCGGCGGAACTGGAAGCACAGCGTGTCGCCTGCACCGACCGCACGTTGCAGGAACGGTTGCTTCGCCGCCGCGATATCCGGCTCCGCCTGGGCGATGGCAAGACGTACGCGTTGCCGTTGTATATCTGGCGGATGGGGGACGCCGTGCTGGTCGGCAGCTGTTGCGAAGCCTATTCGTTGTTGCAGCGCGAATTGCGAAAGCGATTTCCCTATAACGCGATCATCTGCATGAATCTGATCAACGGCACGATCGGCTACCTGCCACCGGCGGATCTTTACGACAAAGATGTCTATGCTGTTTGGCAGACTCCATTCGACCGCGGTTGCTTGGAAGCGACATTAGAAACTCTCACCCAGGAAATCGATGACATCCTCCGCTAG